The following proteins come from a genomic window of Thermoleophilaceae bacterium:
- a CDS encoding SDR family NAD(P)-dependent oxidoreductase encodes MEIGGRRALLTGASGGIGDAIARALHERGATLLLSGRRADVLESLAAGLGERVEVVPADLSSGEGVRQLAGAASDVDILVANAALPGSGRLDDLSPEEIDRTIDVNLRAPMQLARELVPKMVERGAGHLVFISSMSGKIAAGGGSVYSATKFGLRGFAVALRDELHGSGVGVSVVSPGFVSEAGLFADTGIKLPAYVRTRSPRQVAGAVVRAIERNRGDIDVAPFAMRVSGWLAAIAPDAVAASGRRLGSADVAEQLAERQRSKR; translated from the coding sequence GTGGAGATCGGAGGGAGGCGAGCGCTCCTCACGGGGGCGTCTGGAGGGATCGGCGACGCGATCGCGCGCGCGCTTCACGAGCGCGGCGCCACGCTGCTGCTGAGCGGGCGCAGGGCGGATGTGCTGGAGAGCCTGGCCGCGGGCCTCGGCGAGCGGGTGGAGGTGGTGCCCGCGGATCTGTCGAGTGGCGAAGGTGTGCGGCAGCTGGCCGGCGCCGCGAGCGACGTGGACATCCTGGTGGCAAACGCCGCGCTCCCCGGGAGCGGGAGGCTCGACGACTTGAGCCCCGAGGAGATCGACCGCACCATCGACGTGAACCTGCGCGCCCCCATGCAGCTCGCGCGCGAGCTCGTGCCGAAGATGGTCGAACGCGGAGCGGGCCACCTCGTGTTCATCTCGTCGATGTCCGGCAAGATCGCCGCGGGCGGCGGCTCGGTCTACTCCGCCACGAAGTTCGGACTGCGAGGCTTCGCGGTGGCCCTGCGCGACGAGCTACATGGAAGCGGGGTGGGCGTGTCGGTGGTGTCGCCCGGGTTCGTGAGCGAGGCCGGACTATTCGCGGACACGGGAATCAAGCTGCCGGCGTACGTGCGCACGCGCTCGCCGCGCCAGGTGGCCGGCGCGGTGGTGCGTGCGATCGAGCGCAACCGCGGCGACATCGACGTTGCCCCGTTCGCCATGCGAGTGAGCGGCTGGCTGGCGGCGATCGCCCCTGACGCGGTCGCGGCGAGCGGCAGAAGGCTCGGCTCAGCCGACGTGGCGGAGCAACTGGCAGAACGCCAGCGCTCAAAGCGCTGA
- a CDS encoding GGDEF domain-containing protein translates to MSRALLDTTQPAFWENDAAGRRAIGRIAGILFSAGGLATVPAYRLMQNPTPPAAANLLPFLAFVSGIACFMVPWDRMRASWFHLVPAIGTLEVALSVWALGPHGNVVSWFYVFVVVFAALAFCERSSVSAHVAFASVALAAPIVYEPGSARDNLVRTLVALPTLVVAAAVVAFLRERLELGQEAMRMAAERDPLTGVGNYRTLFERLDYEIARHGRHNRRFVLALLDLNRFKQINETHGHLEGDRLLRDVGQMLVETVRGQDTVARQGGDEFSVLAPESGPVDALALSRRLQRSLRKVRVGEAPLTTSIGWAVFPDNGTTPDALLAHADAALWQSKHESRAAQAS, encoded by the coding sequence ATGTCGCGCGCTCTGCTCGATACAACTCAGCCTGCCTTCTGGGAGAACGACGCCGCCGGGCGCCGCGCGATCGGCCGCATCGCCGGGATCCTCTTCTCGGCTGGGGGGCTGGCGACGGTGCCGGCCTATCGGCTCATGCAGAACCCCACGCCTCCCGCGGCGGCCAACCTGCTGCCGTTCCTCGCCTTCGTCTCCGGCATCGCCTGCTTCATGGTCCCGTGGGATCGGATGCGTGCCTCGTGGTTCCATCTCGTGCCGGCCATCGGCACGCTCGAGGTGGCGTTGTCCGTGTGGGCGCTGGGGCCGCACGGCAACGTGGTTTCCTGGTTCTACGTGTTCGTGGTCGTGTTCGCAGCGCTCGCTTTCTGCGAGCGCTCTTCCGTGAGCGCGCACGTGGCCTTCGCATCCGTGGCTCTCGCGGCGCCCATCGTCTACGAGCCGGGGAGCGCCCGCGACAACCTGGTGCGCACGCTCGTCGCGCTCCCCACTCTGGTGGTGGCGGCGGCGGTGGTGGCGTTCCTGCGGGAACGACTGGAACTTGGCCAGGAGGCCATGCGGATGGCGGCCGAGCGCGATCCGCTCACCGGCGTGGGCAACTACCGCACGCTGTTCGAGCGGCTCGACTACGAGATCGCGCGGCACGGCCGCCACAACCGCCGCTTCGTCCTGGCCCTACTCGACCTCAACCGCTTCAAGCAGATCAACGAGACTCACGGGCACCTCGAGGGCGACCGGCTGCTGCGTGACGTGGGGCAGATGCTGGTGGAGACGGTGCGCGGCCAGGACACGGTCGCGCGGCAGGGCGGCGACGAGTTCTCCGTGCTGGCCCCGGAGTCGGGTCCGGTGGACGCGCTCGCGCTGTCGCGACGCCTGCAGCGTTCGCTGCGAAAGGTGCGCGTGGGGGAGGCGCCACTCACGACGTCGATCGGGTGGGCGGTGTTCCCGGACAACGGCACCACCCCCGACGCGCTGCTGGCGCACGCCGACGCCGCGCTCTGGCAGAGCAAGCACGAGAGCCGCGCGGCGCAGGCGTCCTAG
- a CDS encoding nuclear transport factor 2 family protein — translation MSRENVRLVRRGLFPEGLDLVQLVRDERFQEAVNPELFAPDVVVAFITPSGPPTEFHGFQGLLEGWRDWLIPWKSYEVEVEELVDAGERVLAYAVLRGETRHDGVQLEQPAAAVVIIAGGKITRVEFHLDRREALAAAGLSD, via the coding sequence ATGTCGCGGGAGAATGTCCGGCTCGTGCGCAGGGGCCTGTTCCCAGAAGGCCTCGACCTCGTGCAACTCGTGCGTGACGAGCGCTTTCAGGAGGCGGTGAACCCCGAGCTGTTCGCGCCCGACGTGGTGGTGGCCTTCATCACACCCTCCGGACCGCCCACGGAGTTCCACGGCTTCCAGGGCCTGCTCGAGGGGTGGCGCGACTGGCTGATCCCGTGGAAGAGCTACGAAGTGGAGGTGGAGGAGCTTGTGGATGCGGGCGAGCGGGTGCTCGCGTACGCCGTGCTGCGCGGAGAGACGCGCCACGACGGCGTGCAGCTCGAGCAGCCGGCCGCCGCCGTGGTGATCATCGCCGGCGGCAAAATCACGCGCGTGGAGTTTCACCTCGACCGCCGCGAGGCCCTGGCGGCGGCGGGGCTGTCGGACTAG
- a CDS encoding long-chain fatty acid--CoA ligase gives MESTLKLASSQDEAIRAAQAPTFAHAFQATVERFADDLALRTPDDSVQIMFGEYAARVRRLAAGLAGLGVRRGHTIALLLVNRPEFFICDTAALHLGATPFSVYATSSPEQVAYLFANAGNDVVITERAFERQIERALEIGGSSAPSQVIHIDELDRLEASADPAFDFDASWRAIAPDDLLTLIYTSGTTGPPKGVELTHDNLLAQWRGLAQVIPVRMGGRTTSYLPTAHIADRALSHYGQMLFGLQVTCVPDPREVIAALPGTRPTSWGAVPRVAEKMKAGLEALIAADPDEERRTAVQGAIAVGIERVRHEVDGTPMPAELAERHALAEERVLRPMRERLGLDQAESVVFGAAPIPLDVHVWMRAIGLPTAEVYGMSECACVVTTYHPSEARLDTVGRVLPGMELKIAEDGEVLLRGPQVMRGYRGDPERTAEAIDAEGWLHSGDVGALDDDGCLRIVDRKKELIINAAGKNMSPALIEGHLKTASPLIGQAMVVGDRRPYNVALLVLEPESGADPNDPAVQEAVGAAVEAANAKLSRVEQVKRWTLLAEEWLPGGDELTPTMKLKRRPIAEKYAGEIDALYAD, from the coding sequence ATGGAATCGACTCTGAAGCTCGCTTCGTCCCAGGACGAAGCGATCCGCGCGGCGCAGGCGCCGACCTTCGCCCACGCCTTCCAGGCCACGGTCGAGCGCTTCGCCGATGACCTCGCACTGCGCACGCCCGACGACTCGGTGCAGATCATGTTCGGCGAGTACGCCGCGAGGGTGCGCCGGCTCGCGGCCGGGCTCGCGGGCCTCGGCGTGCGGCGCGGCCACACGATTGCGCTGCTGCTCGTGAACCGGCCGGAGTTCTTCATCTGCGACACCGCCGCGCTCCATCTCGGAGCCACGCCCTTCTCCGTCTATGCCACGAGCTCGCCCGAGCAGGTCGCCTACCTGTTCGCCAATGCGGGCAACGACGTCGTCATCACCGAGCGCGCGTTCGAGCGGCAGATCGAGCGGGCGCTCGAGATCGGTGGCTCCTCGGCGCCCAGCCAGGTGATCCACATCGATGAGCTGGACCGGCTCGAGGCTTCGGCCGACCCGGCGTTCGACTTCGATGCGTCCTGGCGCGCAATCGCGCCGGATGACCTGCTCACGCTCATCTACACGTCGGGCACCACGGGGCCGCCGAAGGGCGTGGAGCTCACGCACGACAACCTGCTCGCCCAGTGGCGTGGGCTCGCGCAGGTCATTCCGGTGCGGATGGGCGGGCGAACCACCTCGTACCTGCCCACGGCCCACATCGCCGACCGCGCTCTGTCCCACTACGGGCAGATGTTGTTCGGCCTTCAGGTCACATGCGTTCCGGACCCGCGCGAGGTGATCGCGGCGCTGCCGGGCACGCGTCCCACCTCATGGGGAGCGGTGCCGCGTGTGGCGGAGAAGATGAAGGCGGGACTCGAGGCGCTGATCGCCGCCGACCCCGACGAGGAGCGGCGCACAGCGGTTCAGGGAGCGATCGCGGTGGGAATCGAGCGCGTGCGCCACGAGGTGGACGGAACGCCCATGCCGGCGGAACTGGCTGAACGGCACGCCCTTGCCGAGGAGAGGGTGCTGCGCCCGATGCGCGAGCGGCTGGGTCTCGACCAGGCGGAGTCGGTGGTGTTCGGCGCAGCGCCGATCCCGCTCGATGTGCACGTTTGGATGCGCGCCATCGGGCTTCCCACCGCCGAGGTGTACGGGATGTCGGAGTGCGCGTGTGTCGTGACCACGTACCACCCCAGCGAGGCGCGGCTCGACACCGTGGGTCGCGTGCTGCCCGGCATGGAGCTGAAGATCGCCGAGGACGGCGAGGTGTTGCTGCGCGGCCCGCAGGTCATGCGCGGCTACCGGGGCGACCCCGAGCGGACCGCCGAGGCGATCGACGCGGAGGGCTGGCTTCATTCCGGCGACGTGGGCGCGCTGGACGACGACGGCTGCCTGCGCATCGTGGACCGCAAGAAGGAGCTGATCATCAATGCGGCCGGCAAGAACATGTCGCCGGCTCTGATCGAAGGTCACCTCAAGACGGCGAGCCCGCTCATCGGCCAGGCCATGGTGGTGGGCGACCGCCGCCCCTACAACGTGGCGCTTCTCGTCCTCGAGCCCGAGTCAGGCGCGGACCCGAACGACCCAGCGGTGCAGGAGGCGGTGGGCGCCGCGGTGGAGGCCGCGAACGCGAAGCTCTCGCGCGTGGAGCAGGTGAAGCGCTGGACCCTCCTCGCGGAGGAGTGGCTGCCGGGCGGTGACGAGCTCACCCCCACGATGAAGCTCAAGCGGCGCCCGATCGCCGAGAAGTACGCGGGGGAGATAGACGCGCTGTACGCGGATTAG
- a CDS encoding MarR family transcriptional regulator, giving the protein MAKIKTDPARTASELRVVLGHLIRRLRAEHRFPLSQGAVLGRLDREGPQSVSDLAAAERVRPQSMAQTVSDLESDGLVERTPDPGDRRRALVSLTTQGNDALQADRRQRDGWLARAIADDLSPEEQAVLRDAVEVLRRLADS; this is encoded by the coding sequence ATGGCGAAGATAAAGACGGATCCCGCACGCACGGCCAGCGAGCTCCGGGTGGTGCTCGGCCACCTGATTCGCCGCCTGCGCGCGGAGCACCGCTTCCCGCTGTCGCAGGGGGCCGTGCTCGGGCGCCTGGACCGCGAGGGACCGCAGAGCGTGAGCGATCTGGCGGCCGCCGAACGTGTGCGCCCGCAGTCGATGGCTCAGACGGTGAGCGACCTCGAGTCAGACGGGCTGGTGGAGCGCACCCCCGATCCGGGCGACCGCCGCCGCGCGCTCGTCTCGCTCACCACGCAGGGGAACGACGCCCTGCAGGCGGACCGGCGCCAGCGCGACGGATGGCTCGCGCGCGCGATCGCGGACGACCTGTCGCCGGAGGAGCAGGCGGTGCTCCGCGACGCGGTCGAGGTGCTCCGCCGGCTGGCGGACAGCTAA
- a CDS encoding MFS transporter has protein sequence MRDDNYKWIALSNTTLGVLLATLDVSITLIAMPDIFRGIHLDPLVPSNSFYLLWMILGYMVVASVLIVSLGRLGDMYGRVRIYNLGFLIYTVASLLLTIDWLTGRAGADYLIVFRIVQGIGGACLLANSAAILTDAFPVNQRGMALGINNIVGVSGMFIGLVLGGLLAPVDWRLVFLISVPVGIFGTVWAYLKLEERSEPRRRPIDWWGNLTFAVGLICIMVAVTHGIRPYGSHATGWGSPTVIALLASGVACLAVFALVERRVADPMFRLELFRIRAFTFGTLSTFLSAVARGGLMFMLIIWLQGLWLPQHGYDFTSTPLWAGIYMLPLTIGMLVAGPTSGYLSDRFGARPFATGGMLGTAVSFTLLLLLPVNFPYPLFALVLFMTGASMGLFASPNRAAVMNSLPRGDRGAGGAMNQTFQNSAQVMSIGIFFTLMILGLAATLPSAMSAGLESHGVPAATAHHVAGLPPVSILFAAFLGYNPIQHLLGPHALAALSPANRATITGHSFFPHLISAPFRTGLHEAFAFAIGACLVAALASLMRGGRYEYDDAAAPSRVLRSPRPEEQHAS, from the coding sequence GTGCGAGACGACAACTACAAGTGGATCGCACTGTCTAACACCACGCTCGGCGTGCTGCTCGCCACGCTGGACGTGTCGATCACGCTGATCGCGATGCCGGACATCTTCCGCGGCATCCACCTCGATCCGCTCGTCCCCTCCAACAGCTTCTACCTCCTCTGGATGATCCTCGGCTACATGGTCGTGGCGAGCGTCCTGATCGTGAGCCTCGGCCGGCTCGGCGACATGTACGGCCGGGTGCGGATCTACAACCTCGGCTTCCTGATCTACACGGTCGCGTCGCTGCTGCTCACGATCGACTGGCTCACCGGCCGCGCGGGCGCCGACTACCTGATCGTCTTCCGGATCGTGCAGGGCATCGGCGGCGCCTGTCTGCTCGCCAACTCGGCCGCGATCCTCACCGATGCATTCCCGGTGAACCAGCGCGGCATGGCGCTCGGCATCAACAACATCGTCGGCGTGAGCGGGATGTTCATCGGCCTCGTGCTGGGCGGGCTGCTCGCCCCGGTTGACTGGCGGCTCGTGTTCCTGATCTCCGTGCCGGTGGGGATCTTCGGCACGGTGTGGGCCTACCTCAAGCTCGAGGAGCGAAGCGAGCCGCGGCGCCGTCCAATCGACTGGTGGGGCAACCTCACCTTCGCGGTCGGCCTTATCTGCATCATGGTGGCGGTCACGCACGGGATCCGGCCGTACGGCTCCCACGCCACCGGCTGGGGCAGCCCGACCGTGATCGCGCTCCTCGCGAGCGGGGTGGCCTGCCTGGCGGTGTTCGCTCTCGTGGAGAGGCGTGTGGCGGATCCGATGTTCCGCCTCGAGCTGTTCCGCATCCGGGCGTTCACGTTCGGCACGCTCTCCACCTTCCTGTCAGCCGTTGCACGCGGCGGCCTCATGTTCATGCTGATCATCTGGCTGCAGGGACTGTGGCTGCCGCAGCACGGTTACGACTTCACGAGCACGCCGCTGTGGGCCGGCATCTACATGCTGCCGCTGACGATCGGAATGCTCGTGGCCGGACCGACGTCCGGCTACCTCTCCGACCGCTTCGGTGCGCGCCCGTTCGCGACCGGCGGGATGCTGGGCACGGCCGTGAGCTTCACGCTGCTCCTGCTCCTGCCCGTGAACTTCCCGTATCCGCTGTTCGCGCTCGTCCTGTTCATGACGGGTGCGTCCATGGGCCTGTTTGCGTCGCCCAATCGCGCCGCCGTGATGAACAGCCTCCCGCGCGGGGACCGCGGCGCGGGCGGCGCCATGAACCAGACCTTCCAGAACTCCGCGCAGGTGATGTCGATCGGGATCTTCTTCACGCTGATGATCCTCGGCCTGGCCGCCACGCTGCCGAGCGCGATGAGCGCGGGCCTCGAGTCGCACGGTGTGCCGGCGGCCACCGCGCATCACGTCGCCGGGCTTCCCCCGGTGTCGATCCTGTTCGCCGCATTCCTCGGCTACAACCCGATCCAGCACCTGCTCGGCCCGCACGCCCTCGCCGCGCTCTCGCCGGCGAACCGGGCCACGATCACCGGCCACTCGTTCTTCCCCCATCTCATCTCCGCGCCCTTCCGCACCGGGCTTCACGAGGCGTTCGCGTTTGCCATCGGCGCCTGCCTGGTGGCCGCACTTGCGTCGCTCATGCGCGGAGGGCGGTACGAGTACGACGACGCAGCGGCGCCGTCGCGCGTGCTGCGCAGCCCACGACCCGAGGAGCAGCATGCAAGTTGA
- a CDS encoding MBL fold metallo-hydrolase: MQVEWYGQSAFRLSADGTTVFIDPFGDMSRLAARGIEWHYPAIAGVEADFLLVTHEHGDHNAVEVIGGDPPVLRSTAGRLESPIGEVLAVASEHDPSAGTERGPNTIFVFELGGVRVAHFGDFGQSELREEQAAAIGGVDLLIIPVGGGPTIGAEQAAAIAGRLRARWIVPMHYRTERISFLDTADAFLDRIANVERTPGPAFDTEDLPGEQPLAVVPAAP, encoded by the coding sequence ATGCAAGTTGAGTGGTACGGCCAGTCCGCGTTCCGGCTGAGCGCCGACGGCACGACGGTGTTCATCGATCCGTTCGGCGACATGTCGCGGCTCGCTGCGCGCGGGATCGAGTGGCACTACCCGGCTATCGCGGGCGTGGAGGCCGACTTCCTACTGGTCACCCACGAGCATGGGGACCACAACGCGGTGGAGGTGATCGGCGGCGATCCGCCGGTCCTGCGCTCTACCGCCGGCAGGCTCGAGTCCCCCATCGGCGAGGTGCTGGCCGTGGCATCGGAGCACGACCCCTCCGCCGGGACCGAACGAGGCCCTAACACGATCTTCGTCTTCGAACTTGGCGGCGTGCGCGTGGCCCACTTCGGAGACTTCGGGCAGAGCGAGCTGCGCGAGGAGCAGGCTGCCGCCATCGGCGGCGTGGACCTCCTCATCATTCCGGTTGGCGGCGGCCCGACCATCGGGGCCGAGCAGGCGGCCGCCATCGCCGGGCGGCTCCGAGCGAGGTGGATCGTGCCGATGCACTACCGCACGGAGAGGATCAGCTTCCTCGATACGGCTGACGCGTTCCTCGACCGCATCGCGAACGTGGAGCGCACCCCCGGCCCCGCCTTTGACACCGAGGACCTGCCCGGCGAGCAGCCGCTCGCCGTGGTGCCGGCCGCTCCCTAG
- a CDS encoding neutral zinc metallopeptidase: protein MAACGGSNSPSTAATTPTGTGGSAGAAKPSTIEGDALNRMPVVPGPSGSPPALSGHNATDVRAYLRAVFSDAQGLWRGEFASAGQQYTPARLTLFSQSVKSGCGAQDGVGPFYCSANHGIYLDLGFMKALTQRFGIGAFAQAYVVGHEFGHHIQNLTGILHRRVLADQQDPAGKNERSVRFELQADCLAGVWAHSAYQRAKITDSDITAALHAAQLIGDDLQQHISGNAIDSGLWTHGSSQQRQQWFITGFDKGDPGACNTFTPASV from the coding sequence ATGGCGGCGTGCGGAGGATCCAACTCGCCGTCCACGGCCGCCACCACCCCCACCGGAACGGGCGGGTCCGCTGGCGCCGCCAAGCCCAGCACGATCGAGGGCGACGCGCTGAATCGGATGCCCGTGGTGCCCGGGCCGAGCGGCTCCCCGCCGGCGCTCTCCGGCCACAACGCCACCGACGTTCGCGCGTACCTCCGCGCCGTGTTCAGCGACGCCCAGGGGCTCTGGCGCGGCGAGTTCGCGTCCGCGGGCCAGCAGTACACGCCGGCACGGCTCACGCTCTTCTCTCAGTCGGTCAAGTCGGGATGCGGGGCGCAGGACGGCGTCGGGCCCTTCTACTGCAGCGCCAACCACGGCATCTATCTCGACCTGGGCTTCATGAAAGCGCTCACACAGCGCTTCGGGATCGGCGCCTTCGCGCAGGCGTACGTCGTCGGCCACGAGTTCGGCCACCACATCCAGAACCTCACCGGCATCCTGCACCGCCGCGTACTGGCCGACCAACAGGATCCCGCCGGCAAGAACGAGCGTTCCGTACGGTTCGAGCTCCAGGCCGACTGCCTCGCGGGCGTGTGGGCGCACTCGGCCTACCAGCGCGCGAAGATCACCGACAGCGACATCACCGCCGCGCTCCACGCGGCGCAGCTCATCGGGGACGACCTCCAGCAGCACATCTCCGGGAACGCCATCGACAGCGGGCTCTGGACGCATGGCTCGTCGCAGCAGCGGCAGCAGTGGTTCATCACCGGCTTCGACAAGGGCGACCCGGGCGCGTGCAACACCTTCACCCCGGCGAGCGTATGA